In the genome of Meles meles chromosome 2, mMelMel3.1 paternal haplotype, whole genome shotgun sequence, one region contains:
- the SMIM18 gene encoding small integral membrane protein 18 gives MASLSSSLWNETTTSVYQYLGFQVQKIYPFHDNWNTACFVILLLFIFTVVSLVVLAFLYEVLDCCCCVKNKTVKDLKSEPNPLRSMMDNIRKREIEVV, from the coding sequence ATGGCCTCCCTGAGCTCCAGCCTCTGGAATGAAACCACTACGTCTGTTTATCAGTACCTTGGTTTTCAAGTTCAAAAAATTTACCCTTTTCATGATAACTGGAACACTGCCTGCTTTGtcattctgcttttatttatatttacagtaGTATCTTTAGTGGTGTTGGCTTTCCTTTATGAAGTGCTTGACTGTTGCTGCtgtgtaaaaaacaaaactgtgaaagACTTGAAAAGTGAACCTAACCCTCTTAGAAGTATGATGGACAACATCAGAAAACGTGAAATTGAAGTGGTCTAG